CAGCTAGGCTTCTGAAAGCAATCTGAACAtgtttctggtttctttctcAGTTTGGACCGCACCTGCTGAAGTCTACAGGAAAAATGAAGACTTTAATTGAAAAATCTTGATGTATTAAGATCACTACACAAAAGACTTCAGCGGTTTTGTGTGGAACCTTTTGTGTCGCAAAAAGCAGGAGTACGGAGTCGTCTCTCTCAACACAGGAAAAACCCAATGTGAAATGTAGAATGGAGGCACTAAACATGTTTGTATGTAATTTATCAAGGTGAATAAATTTGACTGTTATACTCAGGTATTAATTTTGTATCCAAACCTGGCTTTCTACTCAGACTTATGTGGTGGTTTTAGGTTAACACTAAGTTATATAAACAGCATTCTTGTGTACTGACTGACCACCTTGAAAATTTGTGTACGTTATAATGATAGTGATACCTCCTTAAATTAATATCGGTTATTTGAGCTCTAGCTGTAACTTGCACTATAGTGTACAGTTTCATACTGAGTTTTCACATCAAAGTCTTTCTTTTAAACTTGCCTTTAGCAAATGTTTTAGCCCAAAGAAAACCTGACTGCCTTCTACTGCCTACCGAAAGATAGCAAAAACTTGAATCTGCTGCAGAGGTCACCTGGTACGAGGCATTTGAGGTAGTACCACGtttttctgcaggttttttgtttcaaatgagCTTGCAAGGGTGAGAGAGCAAAACCTCTTTCTGTCACCCTGTGGCCAATTCAAAGAGTGCAAGACAAGCACAAGTAGATCTTGCTGTGGAAACCAAATGAATTTGAAATAACCAGTAGGAAGTAGCAGAGTAAATTAATGTCTGAGTATGTGTTAAGTGCAAGTTGCCAAAAGTATCCTGCTCATCTCAGCTGTGCCAAGAAATGCTCATTGGACACCTTTTTGTCCCCAGCTGCCTTAGGCCCCTAAATGGGTTTCTAGCACCTGGGGACTGCAGAAGCCCCTATGGTCTGATTTGCAGGGAAGACACAGTGCGAGCCACTGCACAGAACCTGTTTTCCATGGGAAGCCCTTTCAGAGACTTCCCACAGGAGGAATTTGCTGGCAGACCTATACAACACTAGTTCCTTAACCAAGCACCTGTGCTCATGGCTCCAGCCAGAGATGTGGGAAGGGCTCAAGCTAAAAGTAGAAGCTaggctggaaaaaaacctgttcATGAATGTGAGAGCTACAACCAAGCTGTACACTTGAACAAAACCAAGGTATCTGATGCAGGTGTGAGTAGAAGATGAGTCTGGGTATGTCGGTGTTCCACGCTGATCTGGAACAAGGACAGGTGCCTCATGGAGCATCTGGtttctgggaaaaggaaaaagcaacttCTTAAAAGGCAGCTGAATGGCTTTGATGAGGTTGGTTACTGAAAATGACTGAAGCTTTGCTGCTTATAACTGGAAGGTAGATTGTGCCATTGAGGAGCATGTTTTATGGTATGAAACTTGAAATGGTTTTATTACATACACAGTGTACTTCCCTTCCAGAACGCCATCAGCCTTACCACCAGGCCATTAAACCTTTGTGttcttttaaatgcctttaaaacACCTTTTTAAAGTTAGTTTTGGTTTCAACTTTTGTATTTAATGCTCTATTGCCACtgtataaaattaaaagcaattaaaataaacattgtGTACGAGAGTTTTGATACTCTGCAAATGAGAGCAGCCAGAGAGCAGGTGCAATGAAGTATAGTTTACCTTCTGTTATAGTGACCGTAAGTCAATAGAGTGACAAattccatctccttcaggactgGACTCCTTCCCTTGCCATGCAGCAGGTATGACAGCAGAGCTAGCTGTAGAATAGCACAGTGCTGTGAATTAAGTTACATTCAAATTAAAGAGAGATCAGGAACACATGTGAAGCTCATGCCTCACCACAAACACAACAGGAAGGCATCACATAACCATGTCCTCTTCCCTGGTAATAAGCATCCTGTGATGTGGCACAACCATCCCCCTCCTAAACGGCCCCTGCTTCCAAGCTGCCAGCCCAGAAAACCTCTACTGAAGTTTCCTTCTGTCAGAGATAAAACCTCTGCTGAAAGTGTTTCAGCAGACATTACTGTAAATGCTGGAGCTCAAATGAAGGAACTCAGTCCAAGTACGTCACTGACTTGTAAAATTCAAGGTATCGCTTGACCTATTAAATGAGGCTAAAACACAAGAAACCCCATGAGCTTCAGAAGTGTCCTTTCTCAAACACTGATGGAAGGTGCAGGTACCCAGCACCCCAGAAACACAAAACCCTGCAGTAAGCCTCATCAGTGATGTAAAACTATGGTAAAAAGTGTCATCTACACAGGAAAATGAACTCACAATGCTGCCATCAAATAACTGATTTTAGACCTTGCTGTACCTTAATTTGTACCTTCATACCTGAAATCTTTCTTTCACACAATTCAGTCAAATGCCAGAAGCTTTCATGTACAGTGATGGATGGGATTAGAACCAATCTCTTTCTAAATCCAGTCCGGTAGGAAAAGGTAGAAGCCCCTTGGCAGGAAAGGTGTCCTGAAACAAAACTACTCATGTTTTACTCCAGCACCCTGACGAGCTGTACTGGTTCCTATCAATCAGAGTGGGTGATGGCAATATTGCACAACAGTGAAGAACCACAGGTTATTTATAAATATCATACTGAAATATTGTTATATACCTACTTATAAACTAATGTTTATATTAGTTAATGAAAATTAAGTAAGCTTGTAAGTAGCCTATATCAAGCTGCAAAACTCAGCTTGCTGTTGAGGCCCCATCTTTAAGCAAAGTCACAATGTGAGTCACAGAAGACCATCAGATACCTTTTTCAGTGTTAGTTTTCAAAGCAGCTGCCAGCTTAGCACATGTTTTATTCAAAAATATCGAAGAGGAATCAGTACTTTTCCACACTTGACCCTACAAATCCATACAGGCTGTAAGGAAGCTGCAGTCTCTCCATAGTAAGTTACTCTGCATGCAGAGCTGTTAGTTACCTCTTTGTTCTGACAGCTCCAACCACCACTGGAAGGTGTCTGCCTTTCAAAGAGAACCTGTTAAAATACGGCTTTTCTGTTACTGCAGGTTATAACCAAAGCTCAATATATCCCACTTGATCTTTCTCGGCTAAAGTCAGACGACAGCAAGAACTTGCACTggcagcaaaggaaggaagttcACGCAGGTTCACACAAATGGTTTCAttacaaatttatttctttaaacatgGCCACTTTGAGATTAATGATACTACTCCAGGGAACAtgaaagaataataaaacaaCTTCATTTTAGAAGGGAAACAATCAGGTAAGtcagtatttgcttttcaaacagTAAAAGGCCAAGCTCCAAGAGGCAATCCATTTTGGCATACGAGGACTAGTATTTTCAGATCCAAAAGCTGGCTGTTTTACAGTGGAAGCTGACTGCAACCTTAGCTACCTCTCCATAACGCTGGACGGTTGTAACTCAAATGTACAGGAGCATGATGTGaaaagaggggtttttttattaattaaaagtTAACAGCAACAGGCACATATTAAAATGAATATGGCAAAGCCTTTACAAATGGCTTTACGCTGAAGCTCGCTCCCAAAAATGGCTGTTGCAACAAACTGTAAACAGAATTAATAAACAGTCTTTTACAATAATAACAGGGAAATACAAATGAACTAAAAGAAAGCACCAGTTTCTCAAACTAGATTACAGTTGTGCTTACGGTACTTAAACCAACGTAAAACAAATTACAAAAATGGAAtgttttaagtttaaaattagTCCTTTAATTTTGCcctaaaaaacattttctgcttttcccatcGAGACCCCATTGTTGTGGGTAATGTTTCAGTAGAGGGAGGAATACGTAAACAATGcactttttgtttcattaccattattattacGTTTCAAATCAAAAACAAATTTGGTCACTTAGCTTTGTGCATAGTTTAAGGCATCTGTAGCAATTTGTTACAGTTTCCTCCCCAGTGTGGCTGTTCATGAAATTGTCACATTCtagaagaataaattaaaagaaaataaagagaaaaataaagaaaaactaaagaacaaaacaagaatGTTGCCGTTCAAACCCTTCCCGGTGCCCTCCCGCCCTCCCCCGTCCCAAACATActcacacacacgcacacatacacacacgctGCAGCGAAAGGGGCATTTGTACCCTTGTTCTGAAGGACACGCTTCCCATCCCACTTTTATTTCAGATTGGCAAATACCCTGAGCTGGTTATGGTGTTTTAGACattccacctttttttcttgcatgtgCAGTTCAAGTGTACACGAGTGAAAACAACATGCGATGTTCCCACTGCAGAATCGCAATGCAGTTCGGACGcttcccctcccaccctccacccccctttcccatcccatcccttcccttcccagatTCAGAAGTGTTTTCCGCCGTTAAAAAAAACTTGCATTCCCATATAGCACTGGAAGAAAGCTTGGCTGTGCTCTATGATGAATGCTCAGTTCCCAGTGCACAAACAAAATCATGGCAAATGGGAGGCTTTTCTGGCATCCAAAGAAACATGAGCTGCAGTCTCCGCTTtgatctttttcctttaaaaaagcaaaagaaaaacaaacccccaagtCAAGTGGTTCCTTCACAGCCATGCGCAAAGGTTAAGTCTAGAACCGATAGTTTCAGAGTACATTTGTAAACATCAAGTCTTGCCAGAGGCAGCAGAGGATGGGCACTTCACATTTCGGTATTAAAACAGGGACTGAGTGGAAGGTATGCTTTGAACACATTTATCCAAGTCTTGCTAAGTTCCAAGAAAGTGGAACAATCCATCTCAAGTCTTAGATTTGAAGAGCGTATTCCAAGtatcacaaaaaagaaacaaacaaccccaaagcCATGTTGGCACAACGAAGTTTTCGTACTGTTCCTCCGAGGCTCAgtcactgctgtgctttgcataTTCAAGGTTCCGAACGAAAACCAACTGAGGCGTATGCATATTGCTCTGTGTTCAGGTCTTGCAGGTTAAAAAAATTCTAGTTCAAATGGTCTGTGTCAAAGGAAAACTTGGAAATAAATAATGCTGGCATCGGTTTATCATCTTACCAAAGCCTTGGGCTGGCAAGTATCTCCTTTCATCCAACCACGCAGATaccaagagaagaaagaggcagTTTTGTCATGAAGACTGAGGTCAGGACAGTCGAGGTTCCTGAGGTAATATGTCTGAGTCCATTTCCTCAAAAGCGGGGTCAACATCATCACCGCTGCCAGTCTGTTCCCTCTGCACCCCCTTCCAGCTGGCCTTGTTCAGTCCCAGGTGGCCAAGCATCGTCTGCGACAGCCTCGTGTTGGAAAACCGGGCCCATTCCCCAAACAGTGGTTCCACTAAGTAGGTCATAAACCctttgaaaacaagcaaacagagccaggtgaaaacaaaacagaaaaaaagaaaacactcaaacctaatattttaaataatatttagtAGCAAATAATTCACAGTGCATCAGACCACTCTGCTCCACCACGCATTTAAAAGCTATCTTTACAAGATAATCTCTCACAATGTGTAAGGTTTTACTAGTCATATTATCATAGAATaatctgggttggaagggaccctcaaaggtcatttagtccaaccccctgcagtgagcagagaTATCTTCAATTAGATCacgttgcccagaaccacaatGGATTATAAATCAGCCTCCTTTCTCTCACCACAATGaccaaataaaggaaaatactggACAACACTGAAGGGAGCAAATCTAAATGTCAGCAAATAAATTACACTTATTTAGAAAACCTGGAAGATTTCTAGAAGATTTTATATCAAACTGCCCCACAGACAGAcagaactggggggggggggggggtatcacAATATTAAGCTAAGAAATACGTTACAGAAATTTTTAAACCAAAAGGCCACAAAACATTTAACACACAAACATTCACAGACACAtttctgtgtgtatttataGTGTCTATTTCCATGAACCAAAAATGCAATGGTAAGACAACCAAAACTGAAACTGTCAACTACAGAAATGTATGCTTTCCTAACACACTAAATTAAAACAGTGCAGCTGATTGAACAGGCCAAGTTTTGTCACTAGTTTAAAGCACTAATTTGCACTGTTTGTGGTTATATTCCTTCTTTATGCTTTTAAGTGAGTTCTAGTCAATCTACATAAGCAACTTTATTAAAAGTAACTGTAAGAAGTCATTCTACTCTTTTAAATCCAAGTCAAGCTCAGCCTCCAGGCCTGCCAGTGCAGCCCCTTTCATAAACACTCCATTCAAGGGAAAAACATTATATAGCAAACTAGGAAAACCTGCTCTTTGTGACAAAATGCTGCCACGCACACAGAGACAGCCTTTAGGGAACGTATCTAAGAGGTACTTCATTCAAATTGCATCCTGAAGGAAATCGACTGAAACACATCAAACTGCAGTTACCAATCTGGATGTTGGCGATAGTTTCCGTCTGTCGGTCACAAAGTGGACTCACACCCAAGTGATACTTCTTTTCAATATCTCctaaggaaacagaaatataatACAAACCATTAAGTCATCACATCCGGACACAAATGGAGCCAAACACTACCAGAGATGAGTTCTGCAAGTTGGTTAACAAGGATGGTATCTTGCAGCTGGTtgaatgcatttatttctctcACCCATCTCCCCAGAAAGCAAGTAGGACTATCAGTCAGGCTAACAGGACTTTTTCATCAGACAAAAACCATCAAATCGGAGTTTTCCTGAAGGATTAACATACTTTCTTGCAAAACCTCCTAGACTGCCACAGAAATGACAAATTAAAATCCTCCTTAGCAACAGGGAACAGCTTAGTCTTCAGAAATGTCTTACTAAAGGCAATTTGTTGCTCTGCTTCCCCATCACCTTTATCTAAGAATAAGCTTCATGTGATTAGCACCAAAAAAATGCAGTCTGTTCCCCATTTGTTGTATCCACGCACAGATTAGCAGGTCTCACTCAAGTCAGCTAAACCAGCCTCAAGAAAGGAGCAGCACACTGTATTAAATAAAGTTAATAATCATGGAGAAAATTCACTCCATTTGTCAATCAAAAGCTTTATTAACTGCTTACATAAGGCATTCACCTTAACTGCACAGTAACTAAACATCTCCTCTCTCTAGCTCTTACCTGCTTATCAACAGGCCTCACAGCTCAAGTTTAAATATTGAAGACACATGATGAATATAACTTTGTGATTTACTGAAACCACTGGGTAAATTTGAAGTGAGCATAATTATTCACCTGAAGCACCTTTCAGGCTGAGGGACCTACTGCACCACCCGTTCCAGGTTCAGATCCTAAGCAGATTCTTTGTTGGGTTTTAGTAACGCTAACCTTTTGCAAGGAGTACAACCcatggaagcaaaagaaaaatcccacacTGTAAATCTCTACTAGTCCTAAATATAAATCCCTTTATTTGCAAGCAGCTATGACTCATGATCGCTCTCTCCACAGTATACATTATGTACCAGCAGGTACTTCTACTCTTACTTGCCTTGGTGGAAGAACTCCTCTGTCACTTTTTCACTCCACTGCTTACTCAGCTCCCACGTCCGACATGGATTACAAATATCAGCACACTTCAAAGCCATCTAGTATGTTAACATACAGCATTAGATCACCATTCCGTCCAACAGAAGCATATGTAATTATTTATGTCCTGACAGCAGATTATTTTAAGTTTTGTGAATACCAAACCTACCTACCATTCGTGCTTCTCTGCAAAGTTATGTTCTGTAATCATGTCTAAAAAGTGCTCAGGGAACTATCAGATCTCATGATCATCTCTGAGTAATATGGAAATGCAGGCAAGTCAAAGTATTTTGGTGGCACTATTTTTAGTATACTCACTAGTACAGGAGACAAGAAATTcaaaaagagagacaaagtaagcaaactgcattttctaTTTCTGGCTCCAAAGTTCATGTTTTTAGTACTGGTTCGCACAAGACAACTTCTCATCTGTTTATCCACTTTCTTTTATAGCCCACAATATGAGCCTAATAATATACTTTTCTATAAACCTCAAGAGACTCACgaggcttttgtttttaaggttTGCTAAACTCTCTAGCACAGCTGAAACTGATTCACAACAGtactgctttcctttcctgaaatATGTTCTGACAAAGCATTTCTCAGTTCTGAGGCTGCACTGGAGTCTTCAGAACAACTAAATCTTGTCTTGGAAACAGCTCTCCCTGCTTTTGCAGCTCAAAGTTACCAGACTTACCAACACACATCACTTGAGAGGAGtgctgggagagggaaagaTTGAAGAGGAGGGAACAACCTTTCTGTAATGCAACAAAATGACTAGAAGAGATTTCTACTTCATTTTGAAAGGAGGAGATAGCCTGGCAGAAACAATACTTAGCAGTTTAATTAAATGACTTTAGACactaaaatgctgttttcaaaaatattaCCAAAAAGATCACCTGTAAAATGAAGTGACGATGGTTCGGATTCTCTAAACATAGGTCTCCTCTATCCAGATGGGATCGGAACATGGACAGATACTCATTTTGCTGACTGATGTCTGTGGCAAGAATGAGATCACCTATCTGACTTTCCATCAGCTGCCTGCAATTAGCGATaccaaacatttaaaaagcataATTAAAACCAGCCATCACTATCTTTACATGTCTTTTTATCATATTCTTTGTTatacaaatacacacatttgCATTTGTATAACCAGCCTTTCCACtgaactcttttctttttgtagttGTTTTTCCCTCTCTGAAGAATTCCTACATCCATAGACATAGCAGGATGTTTCATTAGTAGCATTCAGAAAGACTAAACCAGTTTTTAGCCACTCCTCCCCCTTTTCTGCCTTAAAAATATACAAGCCAGTTGTTTAAAGCTTATTTCTTGTTCACGTAGGTGAAGAGAGTCTATTTTAAACTAAAGTTGTGGTGGCAGAATGTCAAAAGGCTGCCAAGTTTAATCCAAACAGGTGCTTGACTATATGAATACACATCTTCAGTGTGCTTACagtaaatgttattttccaCAGATCGCATTGCACCACAAACTGCTCTACTCCAACAGCATGGTATCCAGGAATTCTTGAAATAGATCATAGTCTACATTTTGTATTCAGAACTGCAGTAACTTAGCTTGTTTTGCAAGGCTTACTTACTGAAGTGACAGCTTGCTTACAGCTTCAATTAATCTATACTACTTTGTTTAAACATACCTGTTTTCTAATGACATGTGTGCAAATAAACCAGACTCTCTCAGCAACCCCACTGCTGATCTCCAGTGATGGTTCTCTAATACTGAGGTATTCTGCAAATGAAAAGGATATTACAGGTATTAATCAATGACTTTTTCTTAAACTGAAGAGCTACAGACTTAAGAGTGGTACCAAACAGTTTCACTGGATTTTGGGAGtggtgttttgctttcttatcTTCACCCCACTTCCCTGGGAGGTTAAAACTCACAAATCATTAACAGATTAGGATAGGCTGattaagacaggctgaggaagctggggctgctcagcctggagaagagaaggctgcatggagacctcatagcagccttccagtatctgaagggggcctatagggatgctggggaggtactcttcattagggactgtacttgataggacaaggggtaatgggttaaaacttcaacaggggaagtttagacttgatataaggaggaaattctttcctgttagggtggtgaggcactggaatgggtttcccagggaagctgcgaatgctccatccctggcagtgttcaaggccaggttggacagagtcttgggtgagatggtttagtgtgaggtgtccctgcccatggcaggggggttggaacttgatgatcttaaggtcctttccaaccctaactattctatgattctaacactTAGCTAGCTTGCACATTCGTTTTTTTATATAACCAATGATGTGGAAACAATGTCTGGATTCAAACCTACCACTAGCTAAGCTGTACTCCTCAGGCATTCTCCAAACCTGGCTTTAACAAAGCAACCAATTTTGCCCTTACCTTATATAAAGTTGCTAAGTAatggtttgttttaattaggAAAGGTTGGTTAACGCCTGGGTGATCCAAATCATGTGTGGCAGCTGCTATTAAGCTGAGCAGGACATCCCATGGAGTTAAAGATTTGGAAAGCTGCAAGATAAGAATGACAAATGTAATTCTGTTAACAACGCAAGTGTGCCCATAGGAAAAACAATGCACGGATgttgcatttttgtttcctttttggtGAGTAACAGCcaatagaaacacagaaaattttaATAACATAAAACTAATTCCACTGACTTTCACAGTTATTTCCCCTACAGAATTTCAACAATGGTTtaagcatttttctctctgaatagGAAGgttcagtcttttaaaaatgctggcccagaaaattctgctttctgGCTGCTAATGAAAGACTATTCCTAACCAGATCCTGTAAAAGCAGCAGGTTCTTAAAATTAGCTCTCCATCTCATTTACCAAGTCTGTCCGTATGTGTCAATTCTGCTTTAGATACAGactatattttaaaaactataaaaaaCTTCTATCTTTAAAGAAACTAATGCTCTGGAAGACTTCAGAACTGTTCAGAATGGATTTCTACTCTTACataaaattctgtttcaaagtCTACCaggcaaagaacagaaagaggaaaatctgccaaaaataaatatttttaagaagcaTGTGCATGTCAATTAACTCGGCATGAAACTGTAAGGACtttattttcactgctgttaCTACTTCTGGTTGGGAGGCTTGCAAGTTAAATTGAGTAATTAAACCAGAGAGGACAGTTTGACCTG
This sequence is a window from Lathamus discolor isolate bLatDis1 chromosome 2, bLatDis1.hap1, whole genome shotgun sequence. Protein-coding genes within it:
- the PDE7A gene encoding high affinity 3',5'-cyclic-AMP phosphodiesterase 7A isoform X2, whose translation is MEVCYQLPVLPLDRPVPQHVLSRRGAISFSSSSALFGCPNPRQLSQRRGAISYDSSDQTALYIRMLGDVRVRSRAGFETERRGSHPYIDFRIFHSNSEIEVSVSARNVRRLLSFQRYLRSSRFFRGITVPNSSNILDDDYNGQAKCMLEKVGNWNFDIFLFDRLTNGNSLVSLTFHLFNLHGLIEHFQLDTMKLRRFLVMVQEDYHSQNPYHNAVHAADVTQAMHCYLKEPKLSKSLTPWDVLLSLIAAATHDLDHPGVNQPFLIKTNHYLATLYKNTSVLENHHWRSAVGLLRESGLFAHMSLENRQLMESQIGDLILATDISQQNEYLSMFRSHLDRGDLCLENPNHRHFILQMALKCADICNPCRTWELSKQWSEKVTEEFFHQGDIEKKYHLGVSPLCDRQTETIANIQIGFMTYLVEPLFGEWARFSNTRLSQTMLGHLGLNKASWKGVQREQTGSGDDVDPAFEEMDSDILPQEPRLS
- the PDE7A gene encoding high affinity 3',5'-cyclic-AMP phosphodiesterase 7A isoform X1, producing the protein MEVCYQLPVLPLDRPVPQHVLSRRGAISFSSSSALFGCPNPRQLSQRRGAISYDSSDQTALYIRMLGSCVIFKQLSTRDVRVRSRAGFETERRGSHPYIDFRIFHSNSEIEVSVSARNVRRLLSFQRYLRSSRFFRGITVPNSSNILDDDYNGQAKCMLEKVGNWNFDIFLFDRLTNGNSLVSLTFHLFNLHGLIEHFQLDTMKLRRFLVMVQEDYHSQNPYHNAVHAADVTQAMHCYLKEPKLSKSLTPWDVLLSLIAAATHDLDHPGVNQPFLIKTNHYLATLYKNTSVLENHHWRSAVGLLRESGLFAHMSLENRQLMESQIGDLILATDISQQNEYLSMFRSHLDRGDLCLENPNHRHFILQMALKCADICNPCRTWELSKQWSEKVTEEFFHQGDIEKKYHLGVSPLCDRQTETIANIQIGFMTYLVEPLFGEWARFSNTRLSQTMLGHLGLNKASWKGVQREQTGSGDDVDPAFEEMDSDILPQEPRLS
- the PDE7A gene encoding high affinity 3',5'-cyclic-AMP phosphodiesterase 7A isoform X3, with protein sequence MEVCYQLPVLPLDRPVPQHVLSRRGAISFSSSSALFGCPNPRQLSQRRGAISYDSSDQTALYIRMLANSEIEVSVSARNVRRLLSFQRYLRSSRFFRGITVPNSSNILDDDYNGQAKCMLEKVGNWNFDIFLFDRLTNGNSLVSLTFHLFNLHGLIEHFQLDTMKLRRFLVMVQEDYHSQNPYHNAVHAADVTQAMHCYLKEPKLSKSLTPWDVLLSLIAAATHDLDHPGVNQPFLIKTNHYLATLYKNTSVLENHHWRSAVGLLRESGLFAHMSLENRQLMESQIGDLILATDISQQNEYLSMFRSHLDRGDLCLENPNHRHFILQMALKCADICNPCRTWELSKQWSEKVTEEFFHQGDIEKKYHLGVSPLCDRQTETIANIQIGFMTYLVEPLFGEWARFSNTRLSQTMLGHLGLNKASWKGVQREQTGSGDDVDPAFEEMDSDILPQEPRLS